Proteins co-encoded in one Cyprinus carpio isolate SPL01 chromosome B5, ASM1834038v1, whole genome shotgun sequence genomic window:
- the LOC109079940 gene encoding endophilin-B2-like isoform X3: MDFNVKKLASDAGVFFTRAVQYTEEKLGQAEKTELDAHLENLIARADCTKNWTEKIFRQTEVLLQPNPIDQTGARIEEFFYEKLDRKIPSRTTNAELLGQHMQDAAKEFGPGTPYGSTLITVGEFQRRLGGAEREFLQMSAINFLTPLRNFLEGDWKTISKERRLLENRRLDLDICKARLKKAKLAEAKSALWSEEVDKAEHELRVAQTEFDRQAEVTRLLLEGISSTHVNHLRCLHEFVEAQAAYYAQCHKHMQDLQKELSSANGDTFPNSFAVNASTSGVSAGPSHLSSATLPGASPPSHPSNPSNALESSTLKIEEVKPPATGTRKAKVLYDYDAADTSELSLLADELITVYTVPGMDPDWLIGERGNQKGKVPVTYLELLS; the protein is encoded by the exons ATGGATTTCAATGTCAAGAAACTAGCATCGGATGCAGGTGTCTTCTTTACTCGTGCTGTTCAG TACACAGAGGAGAAGCTTGGCCAGGCTGAAAAGACTGAACTTGATGCCCATCTGGAGAACCTGATTGCTCGAGCGGACTGCACCAAAAACTGGACCGAAAAGATCTTCAGACAGACCGAGGTGCTGCTTCAACCCAACCCAA TTGACCAAACTG GTGCGCGTATTGAAGAGTTTTTTTATGAGAAATTGGACAGGAAGATCCCATCCAGAACCACCAATGCAGAGCTGCTGGGACAGCATATGCAAGATGCTGCAAAGGAATTTGGGCCAGGAACTCCATATG GTAGTACTTTGATCACTGTTGGAGAGTTTCAGAGGAGGTTGGGTGGAGCAGAACGGGAATTCCTACAGATGTCAGCTATTAACTTTCTAACACCACTGAGGAACTTTTTAGAGGGTGACTGGAAAACCATTTCT AAAGAGAGAAGGCTACTTGAGAACCGACGCCTTGACCTGGACATTTGCAAAGCTCGGCTCAAGAAGGCAAAGTTAGCAGAGGCCAAGTCTGCT CTGTGGAGTGAGGAAGTGGATAAA GCAGAGCACGAGTTGCGTGTGGCTCAGACAGAGTTTGACAGACAGGCAGAGGTCACTCGCCTCCTGCTGGAGGGCATCAGCAGCACACAC GTGAACCACTTGCGCTGTCTGCATGAGTTTGTGGAGGCCCAGGCTGCTTATTACGCACAGTGTCACAAGCACATGCAGGATCTTCAGAAAGAGCTGAGCAG TGCTAACGGAGATAC GTTTCCTAATTCTTTTGCTGTGAACGCCTCCACGTCAGGGGTGTCAGCAGGCCCTTCTCACCTTTCCTCTGCCACCCTACCTGGGGCTTCTCCACCTAGTCATCCCTCAAACCCCTCCAATGCCCTTGAGTCCAGCACACTGAAGATTGAGGAGGTGAAGCCTCCCGCCACTGGCACTCGCAAGGCCAAAGTGCTGTATGACTATGATGCTGCAGATACAAGTGAACTTTCCCTTCTTGCTGATGAG CTTATTACTGTGTACACGGTGCCTGGCATGGACCCGGACTGGCTTATTGGAGAGCGAGGCAACCAGAAAGGCAAAGTGCCTGTCACATACCTGGAGCTCCTGAGCTAG
- the LOC109079940 gene encoding endophilin-B2-like isoform X2, giving the protein MDFNVKKLASDAGVFFTRAVQYTEEKLGQAEKTELDAHLENLIARADCTKNWTEKIFRQTEVLLQPNPSARIEEFFYEKLDRKIPSRTTNAELLGQHMQDAAKEFGPGTPYGSTLITVGEFQRRLGGAEREFLQMSAINFLTPLRNFLEGDWKTISKERRLLENRRLDLDICKARLKKAKLAEAKSAAAPDFQETRPRNYVLSASASALWSEEVDKAEHELRVAQTEFDRQAEVTRLLLEGISSTHVNHLRCLHEFVEAQAAYYAQCHKHMQDLQKELSSANGDTFPNSFAVNASTSGVSAGPSHLSSATLPGASPPSHPSNPSNALESSTLKIEEVKPPATGTRKAKVLYDYDAADTSELSLLADELITVYTVPGMDPDWLIGERGNQKGKVPVTYLELLS; this is encoded by the exons ATGGATTTCAATGTCAAGAAACTAGCATCGGATGCAGGTGTCTTCTTTACTCGTGCTGTTCAG TACACAGAGGAGAAGCTTGGCCAGGCTGAAAAGACTGAACTTGATGCCCATCTGGAGAACCTGATTGCTCGAGCGGACTGCACCAAAAACTGGACCGAAAAGATCTTCAGACAGACCGAGGTGCTGCTTCAACCCAACCCAA GTGCGCGTATTGAAGAGTTTTTTTATGAGAAATTGGACAGGAAGATCCCATCCAGAACCACCAATGCAGAGCTGCTGGGACAGCATATGCAAGATGCTGCAAAGGAATTTGGGCCAGGAACTCCATATG GTAGTACTTTGATCACTGTTGGAGAGTTTCAGAGGAGGTTGGGTGGAGCAGAACGGGAATTCCTACAGATGTCAGCTATTAACTTTCTAACACCACTGAGGAACTTTTTAGAGGGTGACTGGAAAACCATTTCT AAAGAGAGAAGGCTACTTGAGAACCGACGCCTTGACCTGGACATTTGCAAAGCTCGGCTCAAGAAGGCAAAGTTAGCAGAGGCCAAGTCTGCT GCTGCGCCTGACTTTCAGGAGACTAGGCCACGCAATTATGTTCTGTCGGCCAGTGCATCTGCG CTGTGGAGTGAGGAAGTGGATAAA GCAGAGCACGAGTTGCGTGTGGCTCAGACAGAGTTTGACAGACAGGCAGAGGTCACTCGCCTCCTGCTGGAGGGCATCAGCAGCACACAC GTGAACCACTTGCGCTGTCTGCATGAGTTTGTGGAGGCCCAGGCTGCTTATTACGCACAGTGTCACAAGCACATGCAGGATCTTCAGAAAGAGCTGAGCAG TGCTAACGGAGATAC GTTTCCTAATTCTTTTGCTGTGAACGCCTCCACGTCAGGGGTGTCAGCAGGCCCTTCTCACCTTTCCTCTGCCACCCTACCTGGGGCTTCTCCACCTAGTCATCCCTCAAACCCCTCCAATGCCCTTGAGTCCAGCACACTGAAGATTGAGGAGGTGAAGCCTCCCGCCACTGGCACTCGCAAGGCCAAAGTGCTGTATGACTATGATGCTGCAGATACAAGTGAACTTTCCCTTCTTGCTGATGAG CTTATTACTGTGTACACGGTGCCTGGCATGGACCCGGACTGGCTTATTGGAGAGCGAGGCAACCAGAAAGGCAAAGTGCCTGTCACATACCTGGAGCTCCTGAGCTAG
- the LOC109079940 gene encoding endophilin-B2-like isoform X4, with protein sequence MDFNVKKLASDAGVFFTRAVQYTEEKLGQAEKTELDAHLENLIARADCTKNWTEKIFRQTEVLLQPNPSARIEEFFYEKLDRKIPSRTTNAELLGQHMQDAAKEFGPGTPYGSTLITVGEFQRRLGGAEREFLQMSAINFLTPLRNFLEGDWKTISKERRLLENRRLDLDICKARLKKAKLAEAKSALWSEEVDKAEHELRVAQTEFDRQAEVTRLLLEGISSTHVNHLRCLHEFVEAQAAYYAQCHKHMQDLQKELSSANGDTFPNSFAVNASTSGVSAGPSHLSSATLPGASPPSHPSNPSNALESSTLKIEEVKPPATGTRKAKVLYDYDAADTSELSLLADELITVYTVPGMDPDWLIGERGNQKGKVPVTYLELLS encoded by the exons ATGGATTTCAATGTCAAGAAACTAGCATCGGATGCAGGTGTCTTCTTTACTCGTGCTGTTCAG TACACAGAGGAGAAGCTTGGCCAGGCTGAAAAGACTGAACTTGATGCCCATCTGGAGAACCTGATTGCTCGAGCGGACTGCACCAAAAACTGGACCGAAAAGATCTTCAGACAGACCGAGGTGCTGCTTCAACCCAACCCAA GTGCGCGTATTGAAGAGTTTTTTTATGAGAAATTGGACAGGAAGATCCCATCCAGAACCACCAATGCAGAGCTGCTGGGACAGCATATGCAAGATGCTGCAAAGGAATTTGGGCCAGGAACTCCATATG GTAGTACTTTGATCACTGTTGGAGAGTTTCAGAGGAGGTTGGGTGGAGCAGAACGGGAATTCCTACAGATGTCAGCTATTAACTTTCTAACACCACTGAGGAACTTTTTAGAGGGTGACTGGAAAACCATTTCT AAAGAGAGAAGGCTACTTGAGAACCGACGCCTTGACCTGGACATTTGCAAAGCTCGGCTCAAGAAGGCAAAGTTAGCAGAGGCCAAGTCTGCT CTGTGGAGTGAGGAAGTGGATAAA GCAGAGCACGAGTTGCGTGTGGCTCAGACAGAGTTTGACAGACAGGCAGAGGTCACTCGCCTCCTGCTGGAGGGCATCAGCAGCACACAC GTGAACCACTTGCGCTGTCTGCATGAGTTTGTGGAGGCCCAGGCTGCTTATTACGCACAGTGTCACAAGCACATGCAGGATCTTCAGAAAGAGCTGAGCAG TGCTAACGGAGATAC GTTTCCTAATTCTTTTGCTGTGAACGCCTCCACGTCAGGGGTGTCAGCAGGCCCTTCTCACCTTTCCTCTGCCACCCTACCTGGGGCTTCTCCACCTAGTCATCCCTCAAACCCCTCCAATGCCCTTGAGTCCAGCACACTGAAGATTGAGGAGGTGAAGCCTCCCGCCACTGGCACTCGCAAGGCCAAAGTGCTGTATGACTATGATGCTGCAGATACAAGTGAACTTTCCCTTCTTGCTGATGAG CTTATTACTGTGTACACGGTGCCTGGCATGGACCCGGACTGGCTTATTGGAGAGCGAGGCAACCAGAAAGGCAAAGTGCCTGTCACATACCTGGAGCTCCTGAGCTAG
- the LOC109079940 gene encoding endophilin-B2-like isoform X1, with protein MDFNVKKLASDAGVFFTRAVQYTEEKLGQAEKTELDAHLENLIARADCTKNWTEKIFRQTEVLLQPNPIDQTGARIEEFFYEKLDRKIPSRTTNAELLGQHMQDAAKEFGPGTPYGSTLITVGEFQRRLGGAEREFLQMSAINFLTPLRNFLEGDWKTISKERRLLENRRLDLDICKARLKKAKLAEAKSAAAPDFQETRPRNYVLSASASALWSEEVDKAEHELRVAQTEFDRQAEVTRLLLEGISSTHVNHLRCLHEFVEAQAAYYAQCHKHMQDLQKELSSANGDTFPNSFAVNASTSGVSAGPSHLSSATLPGASPPSHPSNPSNALESSTLKIEEVKPPATGTRKAKVLYDYDAADTSELSLLADELITVYTVPGMDPDWLIGERGNQKGKVPVTYLELLS; from the exons ATGGATTTCAATGTCAAGAAACTAGCATCGGATGCAGGTGTCTTCTTTACTCGTGCTGTTCAG TACACAGAGGAGAAGCTTGGCCAGGCTGAAAAGACTGAACTTGATGCCCATCTGGAGAACCTGATTGCTCGAGCGGACTGCACCAAAAACTGGACCGAAAAGATCTTCAGACAGACCGAGGTGCTGCTTCAACCCAACCCAA TTGACCAAACTG GTGCGCGTATTGAAGAGTTTTTTTATGAGAAATTGGACAGGAAGATCCCATCCAGAACCACCAATGCAGAGCTGCTGGGACAGCATATGCAAGATGCTGCAAAGGAATTTGGGCCAGGAACTCCATATG GTAGTACTTTGATCACTGTTGGAGAGTTTCAGAGGAGGTTGGGTGGAGCAGAACGGGAATTCCTACAGATGTCAGCTATTAACTTTCTAACACCACTGAGGAACTTTTTAGAGGGTGACTGGAAAACCATTTCT AAAGAGAGAAGGCTACTTGAGAACCGACGCCTTGACCTGGACATTTGCAAAGCTCGGCTCAAGAAGGCAAAGTTAGCAGAGGCCAAGTCTGCT GCTGCGCCTGACTTTCAGGAGACTAGGCCACGCAATTATGTTCTGTCGGCCAGTGCATCTGCG CTGTGGAGTGAGGAAGTGGATAAA GCAGAGCACGAGTTGCGTGTGGCTCAGACAGAGTTTGACAGACAGGCAGAGGTCACTCGCCTCCTGCTGGAGGGCATCAGCAGCACACAC GTGAACCACTTGCGCTGTCTGCATGAGTTTGTGGAGGCCCAGGCTGCTTATTACGCACAGTGTCACAAGCACATGCAGGATCTTCAGAAAGAGCTGAGCAG TGCTAACGGAGATAC GTTTCCTAATTCTTTTGCTGTGAACGCCTCCACGTCAGGGGTGTCAGCAGGCCCTTCTCACCTTTCCTCTGCCACCCTACCTGGGGCTTCTCCACCTAGTCATCCCTCAAACCCCTCCAATGCCCTTGAGTCCAGCACACTGAAGATTGAGGAGGTGAAGCCTCCCGCCACTGGCACTCGCAAGGCCAAAGTGCTGTATGACTATGATGCTGCAGATACAAGTGAACTTTCCCTTCTTGCTGATGAG CTTATTACTGTGTACACGGTGCCTGGCATGGACCCGGACTGGCTTATTGGAGAGCGAGGCAACCAGAAAGGCAAAGTGCCTGTCACATACCTGGAGCTCCTGAGCTAG
- the LOC109079940 gene encoding endophilin-B2-like isoform X6 produces the protein MDFNVKKLASDAGVFFTRAVQYTEEKLGQAEKTELDAHLENLIARADCTKNWTEKIFRQTEVLLQPNPSARIEEFFYEKLDRKIPSRTTNAELLGQHMQDAAKEFGPGTPYGSTLITVGEFQRRLGGAEREFLQMSAINFLTPLRNFLEGDWKTISKERRLLENRRLDLDICKARLKKAKLAEAKSAAEHELRVAQTEFDRQAEVTRLLLEGISSTHVNHLRCLHEFVEAQAAYYAQCHKHMQDLQKELSSANGDTFPNSFAVNASTSGVSAGPSHLSSATLPGASPPSHPSNPSNALESSTLKIEEVKPPATGTRKAKVLYDYDAADTSELSLLADELITVYTVPGMDPDWLIGERGNQKGKVPVTYLELLS, from the exons ATGGATTTCAATGTCAAGAAACTAGCATCGGATGCAGGTGTCTTCTTTACTCGTGCTGTTCAG TACACAGAGGAGAAGCTTGGCCAGGCTGAAAAGACTGAACTTGATGCCCATCTGGAGAACCTGATTGCTCGAGCGGACTGCACCAAAAACTGGACCGAAAAGATCTTCAGACAGACCGAGGTGCTGCTTCAACCCAACCCAA GTGCGCGTATTGAAGAGTTTTTTTATGAGAAATTGGACAGGAAGATCCCATCCAGAACCACCAATGCAGAGCTGCTGGGACAGCATATGCAAGATGCTGCAAAGGAATTTGGGCCAGGAACTCCATATG GTAGTACTTTGATCACTGTTGGAGAGTTTCAGAGGAGGTTGGGTGGAGCAGAACGGGAATTCCTACAGATGTCAGCTATTAACTTTCTAACACCACTGAGGAACTTTTTAGAGGGTGACTGGAAAACCATTTCT AAAGAGAGAAGGCTACTTGAGAACCGACGCCTTGACCTGGACATTTGCAAAGCTCGGCTCAAGAAGGCAAAGTTAGCAGAGGCCAAGTCTGCT GCAGAGCACGAGTTGCGTGTGGCTCAGACAGAGTTTGACAGACAGGCAGAGGTCACTCGCCTCCTGCTGGAGGGCATCAGCAGCACACAC GTGAACCACTTGCGCTGTCTGCATGAGTTTGTGGAGGCCCAGGCTGCTTATTACGCACAGTGTCACAAGCACATGCAGGATCTTCAGAAAGAGCTGAGCAG TGCTAACGGAGATAC GTTTCCTAATTCTTTTGCTGTGAACGCCTCCACGTCAGGGGTGTCAGCAGGCCCTTCTCACCTTTCCTCTGCCACCCTACCTGGGGCTTCTCCACCTAGTCATCCCTCAAACCCCTCCAATGCCCTTGAGTCCAGCACACTGAAGATTGAGGAGGTGAAGCCTCCCGCCACTGGCACTCGCAAGGCCAAAGTGCTGTATGACTATGATGCTGCAGATACAAGTGAACTTTCCCTTCTTGCTGATGAG CTTATTACTGTGTACACGGTGCCTGGCATGGACCCGGACTGGCTTATTGGAGAGCGAGGCAACCAGAAAGGCAAAGTGCCTGTCACATACCTGGAGCTCCTGAGCTAG
- the LOC109079940 gene encoding endophilin-B2-like isoform X5: MDFNVKKLASDAGVFFTRAVQYTEEKLGQAEKTELDAHLENLIARADCTKNWTEKIFRQTEVLLQPNPIDQTGARIEEFFYEKLDRKIPSRTTNAELLGQHMQDAAKEFGPGTPYGSTLITVGEFQRRLGGAEREFLQMSAINFLTPLRNFLEGDWKTISKERRLLENRRLDLDICKARLKKAKLAEAKSAAEHELRVAQTEFDRQAEVTRLLLEGISSTHVNHLRCLHEFVEAQAAYYAQCHKHMQDLQKELSSANGDTFPNSFAVNASTSGVSAGPSHLSSATLPGASPPSHPSNPSNALESSTLKIEEVKPPATGTRKAKVLYDYDAADTSELSLLADELITVYTVPGMDPDWLIGERGNQKGKVPVTYLELLS, from the exons ATGGATTTCAATGTCAAGAAACTAGCATCGGATGCAGGTGTCTTCTTTACTCGTGCTGTTCAG TACACAGAGGAGAAGCTTGGCCAGGCTGAAAAGACTGAACTTGATGCCCATCTGGAGAACCTGATTGCTCGAGCGGACTGCACCAAAAACTGGACCGAAAAGATCTTCAGACAGACCGAGGTGCTGCTTCAACCCAACCCAA TTGACCAAACTG GTGCGCGTATTGAAGAGTTTTTTTATGAGAAATTGGACAGGAAGATCCCATCCAGAACCACCAATGCAGAGCTGCTGGGACAGCATATGCAAGATGCTGCAAAGGAATTTGGGCCAGGAACTCCATATG GTAGTACTTTGATCACTGTTGGAGAGTTTCAGAGGAGGTTGGGTGGAGCAGAACGGGAATTCCTACAGATGTCAGCTATTAACTTTCTAACACCACTGAGGAACTTTTTAGAGGGTGACTGGAAAACCATTTCT AAAGAGAGAAGGCTACTTGAGAACCGACGCCTTGACCTGGACATTTGCAAAGCTCGGCTCAAGAAGGCAAAGTTAGCAGAGGCCAAGTCTGCT GCAGAGCACGAGTTGCGTGTGGCTCAGACAGAGTTTGACAGACAGGCAGAGGTCACTCGCCTCCTGCTGGAGGGCATCAGCAGCACACAC GTGAACCACTTGCGCTGTCTGCATGAGTTTGTGGAGGCCCAGGCTGCTTATTACGCACAGTGTCACAAGCACATGCAGGATCTTCAGAAAGAGCTGAGCAG TGCTAACGGAGATAC GTTTCCTAATTCTTTTGCTGTGAACGCCTCCACGTCAGGGGTGTCAGCAGGCCCTTCTCACCTTTCCTCTGCCACCCTACCTGGGGCTTCTCCACCTAGTCATCCCTCAAACCCCTCCAATGCCCTTGAGTCCAGCACACTGAAGATTGAGGAGGTGAAGCCTCCCGCCACTGGCACTCGCAAGGCCAAAGTGCTGTATGACTATGATGCTGCAGATACAAGTGAACTTTCCCTTCTTGCTGATGAG CTTATTACTGTGTACACGGTGCCTGGCATGGACCCGGACTGGCTTATTGGAGAGCGAGGCAACCAGAAAGGCAAAGTGCCTGTCACATACCTGGAGCTCCTGAGCTAG